Proteins encoded within one genomic window of Vespula vulgaris chromosome 16, iyVesVulg1.1, whole genome shotgun sequence:
- the LOC127069687 gene encoding CTD nuclear envelope phosphatase 1 homolog isoform X2: MLKQLQMGMRAFLLMASRVWTCVCFLLKKQVRAISQMQPVKYEIFPLSPLSRHRLNIVKRKVLVLDLDETLIHSHHDGVARPTVRPGTPPDFVLKVTIDRHPVRFFVHKRPHVDFFLDIVSQWYELVIFTASMEIYGAAVADKLDNNRGILRRRYYRQHCTPEMGSYTKNLSAICSDLASVFILDNSPGAYRAYPHNAIPIKSWFSDAGDTALLNLLPVLDALRFTQDVRWIVSYNFQRTI; this comes from the exons ATGCTGAAACAATTGCAGATGGGAATGAGAGCTTTTCTCTTGATGGCTTCCCGCGTGTGGACATGCGTCTGTTTTCTACTCAAGAAGCAGGTTAGAGCC atttcaCAAATGCAGCCAGTTAAGTATGAAATCTTCCCATTATCTCCTTTATCAAGGCATAGACTTA aTATAGTTAAGAGAAAAGTATTAGTACTTGATTTGGATGAGACCTTAATTCATTCTCATCACGACGGAGTAGCAAGGCCAACCGTTAGGCCTGGTACACCTCCAGATTTTGTCCTTAAAGTAACGATAGATCGACATCCTGTTAGATTTTTTGTTCATAAAAGGCCACACGTAGATTTTTTCTTGGACATTGTTAGTCAATG gTACGAATTAGTGATTTTCACTGCATCTATGGAAATTTATGGTGCAGCAGTGGCAGATAAACTAGATAACAATCGAGGTATTTTAAGGCGCAGATATTACAGACAGCATTGTACTCCAGAAATGGGTTCCTATACTAAGAATCTTTCTGCCATTTGTTCAGATCTAGCTTCTGTCTTTATTCTTGATAATAGTCCTGGAGCTTACAGAGCTTATCCAC ACAATGCAATACCTATCAAATCATGGTTTAGCGATGCAGGAGATACTGCTTTATTGAATTTGCTACCTGTTCTGGATGCTCTACGCTTTACACAGGATGTGCG GTGGATCGTCTCGTACAATTTCCAAAGAACTATCTGA
- the LOC127069687 gene encoding CTD nuclear envelope phosphatase 1 homolog isoform X1, whose product MLKQLQMGMRAFLLMASRVWTCVCFLLKKQVRAISQMQPVKYEIFPLSPLSRHRLNIVKRKVLVLDLDETLIHSHHDGVARPTVRPGTPPDFVLKVTIDRHPVRFFVHKRPHVDFFLDIVSQWYELVIFTASMEIYGAAVADKLDNNRGILRRRYYRQHCTPEMGSYTKNLSAICSDLASVFILDNSPGAYRAYPHNAIPIKSWFSDAGDTALLNLLPVLDALRFTQDVRSVLSRNLQLHNTW is encoded by the exons ATGCTGAAACAATTGCAGATGGGAATGAGAGCTTTTCTCTTGATGGCTTCCCGCGTGTGGACATGCGTCTGTTTTCTACTCAAGAAGCAGGTTAGAGCC atttcaCAAATGCAGCCAGTTAAGTATGAAATCTTCCCATTATCTCCTTTATCAAGGCATAGACTTA aTATAGTTAAGAGAAAAGTATTAGTACTTGATTTGGATGAGACCTTAATTCATTCTCATCACGACGGAGTAGCAAGGCCAACCGTTAGGCCTGGTACACCTCCAGATTTTGTCCTTAAAGTAACGATAGATCGACATCCTGTTAGATTTTTTGTTCATAAAAGGCCACACGTAGATTTTTTCTTGGACATTGTTAGTCAATG gTACGAATTAGTGATTTTCACTGCATCTATGGAAATTTATGGTGCAGCAGTGGCAGATAAACTAGATAACAATCGAGGTATTTTAAGGCGCAGATATTACAGACAGCATTGTACTCCAGAAATGGGTTCCTATACTAAGAATCTTTCTGCCATTTGTTCAGATCTAGCTTCTGTCTTTATTCTTGATAATAGTCCTGGAGCTTACAGAGCTTATCCAC ACAATGCAATACCTATCAAATCATGGTTTAGCGATGCAGGAGATACTGCTTTATTGAATTTGCTACCTGTTCTGGATGCTCTACGCTTTACACAGGATGTGCGGTCAGTTCTTTCAAGAAATTTGCAATTACATAATACTTGGTAG
- the LOC127069687 gene encoding CTD nuclear envelope phosphatase 1 homolog isoform X3, producing MLKQLQMGMRAFLLMASRVWTCVCFLLKKQISQMQPVKYEIFPLSPLSRHRLNIVKRKVLVLDLDETLIHSHHDGVARPTVRPGTPPDFVLKVTIDRHPVRFFVHKRPHVDFFLDIVSQWYELVIFTASMEIYGAAVADKLDNNRGILRRRYYRQHCTPEMGSYTKNLSAICSDLASVFILDNSPGAYRAYPHNAIPIKSWFSDAGDTALLNLLPVLDALRFTQDVRSVLSRNLQLHNTW from the exons ATGCTGAAACAATTGCAGATGGGAATGAGAGCTTTTCTCTTGATGGCTTCCCGCGTGTGGACATGCGTCTGTTTTCTACTCAAGAAGCAG atttcaCAAATGCAGCCAGTTAAGTATGAAATCTTCCCATTATCTCCTTTATCAAGGCATAGACTTA aTATAGTTAAGAGAAAAGTATTAGTACTTGATTTGGATGAGACCTTAATTCATTCTCATCACGACGGAGTAGCAAGGCCAACCGTTAGGCCTGGTACACCTCCAGATTTTGTCCTTAAAGTAACGATAGATCGACATCCTGTTAGATTTTTTGTTCATAAAAGGCCACACGTAGATTTTTTCTTGGACATTGTTAGTCAATG gTACGAATTAGTGATTTTCACTGCATCTATGGAAATTTATGGTGCAGCAGTGGCAGATAAACTAGATAACAATCGAGGTATTTTAAGGCGCAGATATTACAGACAGCATTGTACTCCAGAAATGGGTTCCTATACTAAGAATCTTTCTGCCATTTGTTCAGATCTAGCTTCTGTCTTTATTCTTGATAATAGTCCTGGAGCTTACAGAGCTTATCCAC ACAATGCAATACCTATCAAATCATGGTTTAGCGATGCAGGAGATACTGCTTTATTGAATTTGCTACCTGTTCTGGATGCTCTACGCTTTACACAGGATGTGCGGTCAGTTCTTTCAAGAAATTTGCAATTACATAATACTTGGTAG
- the LOC127069754 gene encoding mRNA-decapping enzyme 1B isoform X3 encodes MTDLTELRMNVAALKRVDPYVKDILETATHVALYTFNGDNNEWEKTDIEGALFVYSRNGEPYNSILIMNRLNTNNLVEPVTQGLDLQLQAPFLLYRNSRCNIYGIWFYDKEECIRIAAMLYKLVMESEKNRKAANKPSIQNKKNAGSNANNVDIFSMLSKAQEDFNTNRANSGGPDVTSQSVMDFFAKAKVNTGHFKAGDQPTAINTGPNENKPLLLARLMSHPAAHTLEHIEKQQRSITPQPSTLQSQTPAPSTTSINVGSITLLGRSKRRNKTVSQDTAMSTSASVSQDLQPSVNQSTSETNGSSGFLRIQSPTNTTSSNMTNHQTSTIITPSNTNPLASLFAHVSGNTASEDIITTPALSGTGSAPALIPPVMFAAPSPAEPLARPLEPLTRNQLLQAFNYLLRSDPDFINKLHEAYVKSFGEIVF; translated from the exons ATGACGGACTTGACGGAATTGAGAATGAACGTGGCCGCGCTGAAACGCGTTGACCCCTACGTGAAGGATATTCTAGAGACAGCGACTCATGTAGCTTTGTACACTTTTAATGGAGATAATAACGAATGGGAAAAAACTGACATCGAGGGTGCTCTATTTGTTTACTCTCGAAACGGCGAACCGTACAATAGTATTCTCATTATGAATAG ATTGAACACAAACAATTTAGTGGAACCAGTAACGCAAGGCCTAGACTTACAGTTACAAGCACCGTTtctattatatagaaattcaCGGTGTAATATTTATGGTATTTGGTTTTACGACAAAGAAGAGTGTATACGTATAGCGGCCATGTTATATAAACTTGTTATGGAGTCTGAAAAGAATCGAAAGGCAGCTAACAAACCTTccattcaaaataaaaagaatgcaGGATCTAATGCGAATAATGTGGATATATTTAGTATGCTTAGTAAAGCTCAAGAGGATTTCAACACGAACAGAGCAAATAGCGGAG GTCCTGATGTTACGTCGCAAAGCGTGATGGATTTCTTCGCGAAAGCTAAA GTAAATACAGGGCATTTCAAAGCCGGTGATCAACCTACCGCTATAAATACAGGGCCAAATGAAAATAAGCCATTATTATTGGCACGTTTAATGTCTCATCCAGCAGCACATACATTAGAACATATCGAAAAGCAACAGAGATCGATAACTCCACAACCATCGACATTGCAATCACAAACACCTGCTCCTTCGACGACATCGATTAACGTAGGTAGTATAACTTTGTTAGGCAGATCTAAAAGACGAAATAAAACTGTTTCCCAAGACACGGCGATGTCTACATCAGCATCCGTTTCTCAAGATCTTCAGCCATCGGTAAACCAAAGCACCAGTGAAACAAATGGTTCATCTGGATTTCTTAGGATACAATCGCCAACAAATACAACATCTTCTAACATGACCAATCATCAAACTTCAACTATTATTACACCTAGCAATACAAATCCTCTTGCATCTTTATTTGCTCATGTGTCAGGCAACACA GCTTCAGAAGATATTATCACGACTCCAGCTTTATCGGGTACGGGATCGGCACCTGCATTGATACCTCCTGTAATGTTTGCGGCTCCGAGTCCTGCGGAACCACTAGCTAGGCCGTTAGAACCGCTGACAAGGAATCAGCTGCTTCAagcttttaattatcttttgagAAGTGATCCAGATTTTATCAACAAACTGCACGAAGCTTACGTTAAGTCGTTCGGCGAAATTGTCTTCTAA
- the LOC127069681 gene encoding F-box only protein 42, translating into MQCRIDDLPDELLEYILSLIPPYKDLQECKLVSKRWFRATKNVIEHNEAHFRKAVSFGALFWSLWPKKTRMPTISKRHSHSACIYENSMYVFGGCTATSTTFNDLWRLDLDTRTWVRPITMGSYPSPKACATMLYYKKNFVLFGGWSYPSRYPLHQQWKLFNELHVYSIETNKWNAINTLEAPPPMSAHSATIHGNNMVVFGGIHCGLRSNDLWCLNLDTYSWHKQATAIIKPRPRYGQSQIHLGDKHILVLGGCTGPNAAMNDAWLLNMTEPTWKWKKVILYHPEWAPARIWCHQACKVGNYIVVLSNNKRHAKVNDMSIAMKNVACQRPSRLPDVSPLQESKQRHRADIDTDENVNGRHGSFSRSPSQSRMSNPPSRKSNFSKIVPFCCDSALSMAAFRDKPTNNNLSINRQRQLEYLKKMEEKIRSRKIQTKVAKRTENTLSIFILDISKVLCDECSASWVPLKEIDQSGPDERILYSLVMGRGELIVFGGIRKEQTTMQSQPDVDDLEVYNDLHFINPPKYVI; encoded by the exons atgcAGTGCAGAATTGATGATTTACCAGATGAATTGTTAGAGTATATTTTAAGTCTTATTCCTCCTTACAAAGATTTACAAGAATGTAAGCTTGTGTCAAAACGGTGGTTTCGTGCAACTAaaa ATGTCATAGAGCACAATGAGGCACACTTTCGCAAAGCCGTATCATTTGGTGCTTTGTTTTGGAGTCTTTGGCCAAAAAAAACTCGAATGCCTACGATAAGCAAAAGACATTCTCATTCAGCCTGTATTTATGAGAactctatgtatgtatttggaGGATGTACTGCTACTTCTACTACATTTAATGATTTATGGAGATTAGATTTAGATACAAGGACTTGGGTCAGACCAATCACAATGGGCAGCTATCCATCTCCAAAGGCCTGTGCTACAATGttgtattacaaaaaaaattttgttctgTTTGGAGGATGGTCTTATCCTTCTCGTTATCCTTTACATCAG cAATGGAAGCTGTTTAATGAGTTACATGTCTACtcgatagaaacaaataaatggaATGCTATTAACACATTAGAAGCACCACCACCTATGTCAGCTCATTCTGCAACGATTCATGGAAATAATATGGTTGTTTTTGGCGGTATTCATTGTGGGCTTCg TTCCAATGACTTGTGGTGTTTAAACTTGGATACATATTCTTGGCATAAACAAGCCACAGCAATTATAAAACCACGACCGCGTTATGGTCAATCGCAAATTCATTTAGGAGACAAACATATCCTTGTGCTAGGAGGTTGTACCGGTCCTAATGCAGCTATGAACGATGCTTGGTTATTAAATATGACAGAGCCAACatggaaatggaaaaaagtaatattatatcatccAGAATGGGCACCAGCGCGTATTTGGTGTCATCAAGCTTGCAAG GTTGGAAACTATATTGTTGTGTTAAGTAATAACAAGCGACATGCTAAAGTAAATGATATGAGCATAGCAATGAAAAATGTTGCTTGTCAAAGACCATCCAGATTACCTGATGTGTCTCCTTTGCAAGAAAG TAAACAAAGACACAGAGCAGACATAGATACAGATGAAAATGTCAATGGACGACATGGGTCTTTCTCAAGATCACCCTCACAAAGTAGAATGAGTAATCCACCATCgcgaaaatcaaatttttcaaaaatcgtGCCATTTTGTTGTGACAGTGCACTGAGTATGGCAGCATTTCGTGATAAACcaactaataataatttgagtATCAATCGGCAGCGGCAATTagaatatcttaaaaaaatggaagaaaagatCAGAAGTAGAAAGATACAAACAAAAGTTGCGAAAAGAACAGAGAATAcgttatctatatttattttagatataagCAAAGTACTTTGTGACGAATGTAGTGCATCTTGGGTTCCCTTGAAAGAAATCGATCAATCAGGGCCAGATGAAAGAATTTTGTATTCGCTTGTGATGGGAAGAGGAGAGTTAATTGTATTTGGAGGTATTCGTAAAGAGCAAACTACTATGCAAAGTCAGCCAGATGTGGATGATTTAGAAGTGTATAATGATCTGCATTTTATAAATCCAccaaaatatgttatataa
- the LOC127069686 gene encoding peroxisomal membrane protein PEX14, whose product MTGQDISDINNSCLRENLVKAAVQFFQHPKVSRTPFSKKQEFLKRKGLTEEEIKRACELVGIDINEQRKFDNQNDYTAISIPDRPPYPHFQMLSSQSTLLQKIKEFFNVTAVIGATLYCVYWFYKEFIKPFLYGRKKKDSITDSVNELDKAIQSSIKEMKDSISKVEIDVKRLSQNQSIDIAIPQLVQELKQELSSLKALLLSRKQFPSAPASIPSWQLGTSTVQEKATEREDDAGSGSSTNNSDSSLEIVRDDPPKD is encoded by the exons ATGACGGGACAAGACATAtctgatattaataattcttgcCTGCGTGAAAATTTA GTAAAAGCAGCAGTACAATTTTTTCAACATCCTAAAGTTTCAAGAACTCCATTCAGTAAAAAGCAGGAATTTCTTAAAAGGAAAGGTTTAACAGAAGAAGAGATTAAAAGAGCTTGCGAGTTAGTTGGTATTGATATTAATGAGCAAAGGAAATTTGACAATCAAAATGATTACACAGCAATATCAATACCAGATAGACCTCCTTATCCACACTTCCAAATGCTGTCCTCTCAGTCCacattattacaaaaaattaaagaattttttaacgtCACCGCTGTGATTGGAGCTACGCTTTATTGTGTTTATTGGTTTTATAAG GAATTTATTAAACCATTTTTATATggtcgtaagaaaaaagatagtatAACAGATTCTGTTAATGAACTGGATAAGGCTATCCAAAGttctataaaagaaatgaaagattcAATTTCGAAGGTAGAGATTGATGTAAAAAGATTATCGcaaaatcaatcgatcgacATAGCAATACCACAACTTGTACAAGAACTGAAACAAGAACTATCTAGTCTAAAAGCGCTTCTTCTGTCAAG aaaacagTTTCCCAGTGCTCCAGCATCTATTCCATCATGGCAATTAGGCACAAGTACAGTTCAAGAAAAAGcaacagaaagagaagatgatgCTGGAAGTGGAAGTAGCACTAATAATTCAGATAGTTCTTTGGAAATTGTACGAGACGATCCACCtaaagattaa
- the LOC127069754 gene encoding mRNA-decapping enzyme 1A isoform X1, whose product MTDLTELRMNVAALKRVDPYVKDILETATHVALYTFNGDNNEWEKTDIEGALFVYSRNGEPYNSILIMNRLNTNNLVEPVTQGLDLQLQAPFLLYRNSRCNIYGIWFYDKEECIRIAAMLYKLVMESEKNRKAANKPSIQNKKNAGSNANNVDIFSMLSKAQEDFNTNRANSGGGSTKPSETKSPINTPATDNNSGPLAAPLGPDVTSQSVMDFFAKAKVNTGHFKAGDQPTAINTGPNENKPLLLARLMSHPAAHTLEHIEKQQRSITPQPSTLQSQTPAPSTTSINVGSITLLGRSKRRNKTVSQDTAMSTSASVSQDLQPSVNQSTSETNGSSGFLRIQSPTNTTSSNMTNHQTSTIITPSNTNPLASLFAHVSGNTASEDIITTPALSGTGSAPALIPPVMFAAPSPAEPLARPLEPLTRNQLLQAFNYLLRSDPDFINKLHEAYVKSFGEIVF is encoded by the exons ATGACGGACTTGACGGAATTGAGAATGAACGTGGCCGCGCTGAAACGCGTTGACCCCTACGTGAAGGATATTCTAGAGACAGCGACTCATGTAGCTTTGTACACTTTTAATGGAGATAATAACGAATGGGAAAAAACTGACATCGAGGGTGCTCTATTTGTTTACTCTCGAAACGGCGAACCGTACAATAGTATTCTCATTATGAATAG ATTGAACACAAACAATTTAGTGGAACCAGTAACGCAAGGCCTAGACTTACAGTTACAAGCACCGTTtctattatatagaaattcaCGGTGTAATATTTATGGTATTTGGTTTTACGACAAAGAAGAGTGTATACGTATAGCGGCCATGTTATATAAACTTGTTATGGAGTCTGAAAAGAATCGAAAGGCAGCTAACAAACCTTccattcaaaataaaaagaatgcaGGATCTAATGCGAATAATGTGGATATATTTAGTATGCTTAGTAAAGCTCAAGAGGATTTCAACACGAACAGAGCAAATAGCGGAGGTGGTAGTACTAAACCTTCTGAAACCAAATCCCCTATTAATACCCCTGCAACGGATAATAATTCTGGACCTCTTGCGGCTCCGTTAGGTCCTGATGTTACGTCGCAAAGCGTGATGGATTTCTTCGCGAAAGCTAAA GTAAATACAGGGCATTTCAAAGCCGGTGATCAACCTACCGCTATAAATACAGGGCCAAATGAAAATAAGCCATTATTATTGGCACGTTTAATGTCTCATCCAGCAGCACATACATTAGAACATATCGAAAAGCAACAGAGATCGATAACTCCACAACCATCGACATTGCAATCACAAACACCTGCTCCTTCGACGACATCGATTAACGTAGGTAGTATAACTTTGTTAGGCAGATCTAAAAGACGAAATAAAACTGTTTCCCAAGACACGGCGATGTCTACATCAGCATCCGTTTCTCAAGATCTTCAGCCATCGGTAAACCAAAGCACCAGTGAAACAAATGGTTCATCTGGATTTCTTAGGATACAATCGCCAACAAATACAACATCTTCTAACATGACCAATCATCAAACTTCAACTATTATTACACCTAGCAATACAAATCCTCTTGCATCTTTATTTGCTCATGTGTCAGGCAACACA GCTTCAGAAGATATTATCACGACTCCAGCTTTATCGGGTACGGGATCGGCACCTGCATTGATACCTCCTGTAATGTTTGCGGCTCCGAGTCCTGCGGAACCACTAGCTAGGCCGTTAGAACCGCTGACAAGGAATCAGCTGCTTCAagcttttaattatcttttgagAAGTGATCCAGATTTTATCAACAAACTGCACGAAGCTTACGTTAAGTCGTTCGGCGAAATTGTCTTCTAA
- the LOC127069754 gene encoding mRNA-decapping enzyme 1B isoform X2 gives MTDLTELRMNVAALKRVDPYVKDILETATHVALYTFNGDNNEWEKTDIEGALFVYSRNGEPYNSILIMNRLNTNNLVEPVTQGLDLQLQAPFLLYRNSRCNIYGIWFYDKEECIRIAAMLYKLVMESEKNRKAANKPSIQNKKNAGSNANNVDIFSMLSKAQEDFNTNRANSGGGPDVTSQSVMDFFAKAKVNTGHFKAGDQPTAINTGPNENKPLLLARLMSHPAAHTLEHIEKQQRSITPQPSTLQSQTPAPSTTSINVGSITLLGRSKRRNKTVSQDTAMSTSASVSQDLQPSVNQSTSETNGSSGFLRIQSPTNTTSSNMTNHQTSTIITPSNTNPLASLFAHVSGNTASEDIITTPALSGTGSAPALIPPVMFAAPSPAEPLARPLEPLTRNQLLQAFNYLLRSDPDFINKLHEAYVKSFGEIVF, from the exons ATGACGGACTTGACGGAATTGAGAATGAACGTGGCCGCGCTGAAACGCGTTGACCCCTACGTGAAGGATATTCTAGAGACAGCGACTCATGTAGCTTTGTACACTTTTAATGGAGATAATAACGAATGGGAAAAAACTGACATCGAGGGTGCTCTATTTGTTTACTCTCGAAACGGCGAACCGTACAATAGTATTCTCATTATGAATAG ATTGAACACAAACAATTTAGTGGAACCAGTAACGCAAGGCCTAGACTTACAGTTACAAGCACCGTTtctattatatagaaattcaCGGTGTAATATTTATGGTATTTGGTTTTACGACAAAGAAGAGTGTATACGTATAGCGGCCATGTTATATAAACTTGTTATGGAGTCTGAAAAGAATCGAAAGGCAGCTAACAAACCTTccattcaaaataaaaagaatgcaGGATCTAATGCGAATAATGTGGATATATTTAGTATGCTTAGTAAAGCTCAAGAGGATTTCAACACGAACAGAGCAAATAGCGGAGGTG GTCCTGATGTTACGTCGCAAAGCGTGATGGATTTCTTCGCGAAAGCTAAA GTAAATACAGGGCATTTCAAAGCCGGTGATCAACCTACCGCTATAAATACAGGGCCAAATGAAAATAAGCCATTATTATTGGCACGTTTAATGTCTCATCCAGCAGCACATACATTAGAACATATCGAAAAGCAACAGAGATCGATAACTCCACAACCATCGACATTGCAATCACAAACACCTGCTCCTTCGACGACATCGATTAACGTAGGTAGTATAACTTTGTTAGGCAGATCTAAAAGACGAAATAAAACTGTTTCCCAAGACACGGCGATGTCTACATCAGCATCCGTTTCTCAAGATCTTCAGCCATCGGTAAACCAAAGCACCAGTGAAACAAATGGTTCATCTGGATTTCTTAGGATACAATCGCCAACAAATACAACATCTTCTAACATGACCAATCATCAAACTTCAACTATTATTACACCTAGCAATACAAATCCTCTTGCATCTTTATTTGCTCATGTGTCAGGCAACACA GCTTCAGAAGATATTATCACGACTCCAGCTTTATCGGGTACGGGATCGGCACCTGCATTGATACCTCCTGTAATGTTTGCGGCTCCGAGTCCTGCGGAACCACTAGCTAGGCCGTTAGAACCGCTGACAAGGAATCAGCTGCTTCAagcttttaattatcttttgagAAGTGATCCAGATTTTATCAACAAACTGCACGAAGCTTACGTTAAGTCGTTCGGCGAAATTGTCTTCTAA
- the LOC127069754 gene encoding mRNA-decapping enzyme 1A isoform X4: MTDLTELRMNVAALKRVDPYVKDILETATHVALYTFNGDNNEWEKTDIEGALFVYSRNGEPYNSILIMNRLNTNNLVEPVTQGLDLQLQAPFLLYRNSRCNIYGIWFYDKEECIRIAAMLYKLVMESEKNRKAANKPSIQNKKNAGSNANNVDIFSMLSKAQEDFNTNRANSGGGSTKPSETKSPINTPATDNNSGPLAAPLGPDVTSQSVMDFFAKAKVNTGHFKAGDQPTAINTGPNENKPLLLARLMSHPAAHTLEHIEKQQRSITPQPSTLQSQTPAPSTTSINVDLQPSVNQSTSETNGSSGFLRIQSPTNTTSSNMTNHQTSTIITPSNTNPLASLFAHVSGNTASEDIITTPALSGTGSAPALIPPVMFAAPSPAEPLARPLEPLTRNQLLQAFNYLLRSDPDFINKLHEAYVKSFGEIVF, encoded by the exons ATGACGGACTTGACGGAATTGAGAATGAACGTGGCCGCGCTGAAACGCGTTGACCCCTACGTGAAGGATATTCTAGAGACAGCGACTCATGTAGCTTTGTACACTTTTAATGGAGATAATAACGAATGGGAAAAAACTGACATCGAGGGTGCTCTATTTGTTTACTCTCGAAACGGCGAACCGTACAATAGTATTCTCATTATGAATAG ATTGAACACAAACAATTTAGTGGAACCAGTAACGCAAGGCCTAGACTTACAGTTACAAGCACCGTTtctattatatagaaattcaCGGTGTAATATTTATGGTATTTGGTTTTACGACAAAGAAGAGTGTATACGTATAGCGGCCATGTTATATAAACTTGTTATGGAGTCTGAAAAGAATCGAAAGGCAGCTAACAAACCTTccattcaaaataaaaagaatgcaGGATCTAATGCGAATAATGTGGATATATTTAGTATGCTTAGTAAAGCTCAAGAGGATTTCAACACGAACAGAGCAAATAGCGGAGGTGGTAGTACTAAACCTTCTGAAACCAAATCCCCTATTAATACCCCTGCAACGGATAATAATTCTGGACCTCTTGCGGCTCCGTTAGGTCCTGATGTTACGTCGCAAAGCGTGATGGATTTCTTCGCGAAAGCTAAA GTAAATACAGGGCATTTCAAAGCCGGTGATCAACCTACCGCTATAAATACAGGGCCAAATGAAAATAAGCCATTATTATTGGCACGTTTAATGTCTCATCCAGCAGCACATACATTAGAACATATCGAAAAGCAACAGAGATCGATAACTCCACAACCATCGACATTGCAATCACAAACACCTGCTCCTTCGACGACATCGATTAACGTAG ATCTTCAGCCATCGGTAAACCAAAGCACCAGTGAAACAAATGGTTCATCTGGATTTCTTAGGATACAATCGCCAACAAATACAACATCTTCTAACATGACCAATCATCAAACTTCAACTATTATTACACCTAGCAATACAAATCCTCTTGCATCTTTATTTGCTCATGTGTCAGGCAACACA GCTTCAGAAGATATTATCACGACTCCAGCTTTATCGGGTACGGGATCGGCACCTGCATTGATACCTCCTGTAATGTTTGCGGCTCCGAGTCCTGCGGAACCACTAGCTAGGCCGTTAGAACCGCTGACAAGGAATCAGCTGCTTCAagcttttaattatcttttgagAAGTGATCCAGATTTTATCAACAAACTGCACGAAGCTTACGTTAAGTCGTTCGGCGAAATTGTCTTCTAA